A single genomic interval of Parasegetibacter sp. NRK P23 harbors:
- a CDS encoding OsmC family protein, translated as MTSSVTYEGNLRTVATHLRSSTIIETDAPTDNNGKGERFSPTDLTATALASCMLTIMGMKAPALEVALEGTKVEVEKIMSADPRRISGINLTFHFPETVVAGEKERTILERTAHTCPMIYSIHPDIKVQVTFNW; from the coding sequence ATGACCTCTTCTGTTACATACGAAGGTAATTTAAGAACAGTTGCCACCCACCTCCGCTCCAGCACCATCATCGAAACCGACGCCCCTACGGATAACAATGGAAAAGGCGAACGGTTCTCTCCCACCGACCTTACGGCCACGGCCCTTGCCAGTTGTATGCTCACCATCATGGGCATGAAGGCGCCCGCGTTAGAAGTGGCGCTTGAAGGTACCAAAGTGGAAGTGGAGAAGATCATGAGCGCCGACCCACGCAGGATTTCCGGCATAAATTTAACATTTCATTTCCCCGAAACAGTGGTAGCCGGAGAAAAGGAAAGAACCATCCTGGAACGGACCGCCCATACCTGCCCCATGATTTATAGCATTCACCCAGA
- the lipA gene encoding lipoyl synthase gives MQELPIVQVINEEETRVKKPNWLRVKLPIGESYKHVRGLVDQHKLHTICESGNCPNMGECWGAGTATFMILGNICTRSCGFCAVATGRPEAVDWDEPQRVAEAIHLMKVKHAVITSVDRDELKDGGSIIWHNTIKAVKSLNPDTTLETLIPDFKAEKEPIQRIIEAAPEVVSHNIETVERMTRRVRIQAKYWRSMDTLRQLKEGGMRTKSGIMLGLGETKEEVVQTLHDLYDNGVDVVTIGQYLQPTKKHLPVDRFVHPNEFAELREIGYQLGFDYVESGPLVRSSYHSEKHVFQGYGRKVWEQEKNLS, from the coding sequence ATGCAAGAATTACCGATCGTTCAGGTTATTAATGAAGAAGAAACAAGGGTTAAAAAACCGAACTGGCTCAGGGTTAAATTACCTATCGGAGAAAGTTATAAACACGTAAGAGGTCTGGTTGACCAGCACAAGCTCCATACCATCTGCGAAAGCGGCAATTGCCCCAATATGGGCGAATGCTGGGGAGCGGGAACCGCTACTTTCATGATTCTCGGCAACATCTGCACCCGCAGTTGCGGTTTCTGCGCCGTGGCGACGGGAAGGCCCGAAGCCGTAGACTGGGACGAACCACAGCGTGTGGCAGAAGCCATCCACCTTATGAAAGTGAAACACGCCGTGATCACTTCCGTGGACCGCGACGAACTTAAAGATGGTGGCTCCATCATCTGGCACAATACCATTAAAGCGGTAAAGTCACTCAACCCGGATACTACACTGGAAACGCTGATCCCCGATTTTAAGGCGGAGAAAGAACCCATTCAACGCATCATTGAAGCGGCGCCCGAAGTGGTTTCCCACAATATAGAAACCGTGGAACGCATGACCAGGCGCGTACGCATCCAGGCCAAGTACTGGAGAAGCATGGATACGCTCCGCCAATTGAAGGAAGGTGGCATGCGCACCAAATCCGGCATCATGCTCGGGCTTGGCGAAACTAAGGAAGAAGTGGTGCAAACCCTGCACGACCTGTACGATAATGGTGTGGATGTAGTAACCATCGGCCAATACCTTCAGCCCACCAAAAAGCACCTTCCCGTGGACCGGTTCGTTCACCCCAATGAGTTCGCTGAACTCAGGGAAATCGGCTACCAACTGGGTTTTGATTATGTTGAAAGTGGCCCCCTCGTTCGTTCTTCCTACCATTCCGAAAAGCATGTTTTCCAGGGCTACGGAAGAAAAGTTTGGGAACAGGAAAAAAACTTAAGCTGA
- a CDS encoding phosphodiester glycosidase family protein — protein MQPIKFLKAVTGLFFLAQTGMAQLKWTNVNEQFGSLPQGVNVYYTAGALDGKPNVAYYFEVPLKDKKRLFVADTTLSRRLTPQQFYEKNGKPLLVVNTTFFSFQTNQNLNTVVRNGEMVSFNLHSTGGKGKDTLLYHHTTGSAIGISRKRKADVAWLYTDSAAKYPVAFEKGPEYRKDSFQYVSKYTFAPTLHHTPTLKRRNGIVESWKVQTAVGGGPVLVQDGKVRITNNEEMKFAGKALYDKHPRTAMGYTEDGRLIVLVVQGRMPGVAEGADLQQMAKMLIDIGCTEALNLDGGGSSCMLVNGKETIRPSDKEGQRPVPAVFIVK, from the coding sequence ATGCAACCGATAAAATTTTTAAAGGCCGTAACGGGCCTTTTCTTTTTGGCACAAACAGGCATGGCACAACTGAAATGGACAAATGTAAATGAGCAGTTTGGTTCATTGCCCCAGGGCGTCAATGTATACTATACCGCTGGCGCACTCGATGGCAAACCCAATGTAGCTTATTACTTCGAAGTACCGTTGAAAGATAAAAAACGCCTGTTCGTTGCCGATACAACATTATCAAGAAGGCTTACACCGCAACAGTTTTATGAAAAGAACGGGAAGCCTTTGCTGGTGGTCAATACAACGTTCTTTTCGTTCCAGACCAATCAAAACCTGAACACGGTGGTCAGGAACGGGGAAATGGTGAGTTTTAATCTGCATTCCACCGGAGGAAAAGGGAAGGATACGCTACTCTATCACCATACCACCGGCAGTGCCATTGGAATCAGTAGAAAACGAAAGGCCGATGTGGCCTGGCTTTATACCGATTCCGCCGCGAAGTACCCCGTCGCCTTTGAGAAAGGGCCTGAGTACCGTAAAGATTCCTTTCAGTATGTAAGCAAATACACTTTTGCCCCCACGCTGCACCATACGCCCACGCTTAAACGAAGAAATGGTATTGTGGAAAGCTGGAAGGTGCAAACCGCCGTTGGCGGCGGACCGGTATTGGTGCAGGATGGAAAAGTACGGATCACGAACAATGAGGAAATGAAGTTCGCGGGCAAAGCGTTGTATGATAAGCACCCCCGCACCGCGATGGGCTATACCGAAGATGGCCGGTTGATCGTACTTGTGGTACAAGGCCGTATGCCGGGCGTGGCCGAAGGCGCCGATCTTCAGCAAATGGCAAAAATGCTTATAGATATTGGTTGTACGGAGGCCCTGAACCTCGATGGTGGCGGCAGCAGTTGTATGCTGGTGAACGGAAAAGAAACCATAAGGCCATCTGATAAGGAAGGGCAAAGACCCGTCCCGGCCGTATTCATAGTGAAGTAA
- a CDS encoding putative sugar nucleotidyl transferase: MQLLFTEEYCRPERLFPFTATRPIQDLRIGILTIREKWELLLNCTSSDKTSDYYKDHSGSVTISPDMPYADALLIHGNVIPTPALAKAVLSLVPGQGLSLTGYGGFAFRFNAAFITGKHSFRVAELKEFTEENPNVLEHPRQLFEWNDRCIRNDFSLLSSNRISAVPDASNRITTPENIFMEEGAVVLHSILNASTGPIYIGKNAQVMEGCLIRGPFALGEGAVLKMGTRVYGATTIGPYCTGGGEIKNSIMMGYSNKAHDGYLGDSVIGHWCNLGAGTSNSNLKNNTSPVKLWNHPGAEADLAGSMKCGLMMGDYARAAINTSFNTGTVVGVGANVFGGDALTPKFIPSFAWGSEGIERYRFDKFLEDIKGWKAFKGKKLGEHEVNILKHIFDKEP, from the coding sequence ATGCAACTCCTTTTTACAGAAGAATATTGCAGGCCCGAACGGCTTTTCCCTTTTACGGCCACCAGGCCCATACAGGACCTGAGGATCGGCATCCTTACCATCAGGGAAAAATGGGAGCTTTTACTGAATTGTACCTCTTCCGATAAAACATCCGATTATTATAAAGATCATTCGGGATCAGTAACGATATCCCCAGATATGCCCTATGCCGATGCCCTGCTGATACACGGAAATGTAATCCCAACCCCGGCCCTGGCAAAGGCGGTACTATCGCTTGTTCCGGGACAAGGCCTTTCTTTGACCGGTTACGGCGGCTTCGCTTTTCGGTTCAATGCGGCGTTTATCACCGGGAAACATTCCTTCCGCGTAGCTGAATTGAAAGAATTTACTGAAGAAAACCCAAACGTACTTGAACACCCGCGGCAACTGTTTGAATGGAACGACCGCTGCATAAGGAACGATTTCAGCCTGCTTTCTTCCAATAGAATATCAGCGGTACCTGATGCCTCCAACCGCATCACCACTCCGGAAAATATATTTATGGAAGAAGGCGCGGTGGTGCTGCACAGCATATTAAACGCTTCAACCGGACCAATATACATCGGGAAGAACGCCCAGGTGATGGAAGGTTGCCTCATCCGCGGGCCTTTCGCCCTGGGAGAAGGCGCGGTGCTGAAAATGGGGACCCGTGTTTATGGCGCCACCACCATAGGACCGTATTGCACCGGGGGCGGGGAAATCAAGAACAGCATCATGATGGGCTATTCCAACAAGGCGCACGACGGCTACCTCGGCGATTCCGTGATCGGCCATTGGTGCAACCTGGGTGCGGGCACCAGCAATTCCAACCTCAAAAACAATACTTCACCCGTAAAATTATGGAACCATCCCGGCGCGGAAGCTGATCTGGCAGGAAGTATGAAATGCGGGTTGATGATGGGCGATTACGCACGGGCCGCCATCAATACCTCGTTCAATACCGGCACAGTAGTAGGGGTGGGGGCCAATGTATTCGGGGGAGATGCCCTAACGCCGAAATTCATACCTTCGTTCGCCTGGGGAAGCGAGGGCATCGAACGATACCGGTTCGACAAATTCCTGGAAGACATCAAAGGATGGAAAGCTTTCAAAGGGAAAAAACTTGGTGAACACGAAGTGAACATACTGAAACATATATTCGACAAAGAACCATAA
- the tpiA gene encoding triose-phosphate isomerase, whose product MRQQIAAANWKMNLTYQQGEELLDAILPATAGLNEHQRAIFAVPAPYLQMAVKKTDDYAKAFVAAQNFHDKKAGAYTGEISADMLHSIHVTYVVLGHSERREYFGESNAFLAAKVTTAIQEYITPIFCCGEPLPVREQGNQNEFVRVQLEESLFHLSAEQMERVVIAYEPIWAIGTGVTASTAQAQEMHAYIRSVLADKYGAATAEKVSILYGGSVKAANAAELFACPDVDGGLVGGASLVAEEFKVIIGALK is encoded by the coding sequence ATGAGACAGCAAATTGCAGCCGCCAACTGGAAAATGAACCTGACCTATCAACAGGGCGAAGAACTCCTGGATGCCATTCTTCCCGCCACAGCCGGATTGAATGAACACCAACGCGCTATTTTCGCGGTGCCGGCGCCTTACCTGCAAATGGCCGTTAAAAAGACCGACGATTACGCGAAGGCTTTTGTGGCCGCCCAGAATTTCCACGATAAAAAAGCCGGCGCTTATACCGGTGAGATATCCGCTGATATGCTGCACTCCATCCACGTTACTTACGTGGTGCTGGGGCATTCGGAAAGAAGGGAATATTTTGGCGAAAGCAACGCCTTCCTCGCCGCCAAAGTAACCACGGCGATCCAGGAATACATTACCCCCATCTTTTGTTGCGGAGAACCCCTCCCGGTAAGAGAGCAGGGGAACCAGAACGAATTTGTCCGCGTTCAACTGGAAGAATCACTTTTCCACCTCAGCGCGGAACAGATGGAACGAGTAGTGATCGCATACGAGCCGATCTGGGCCATTGGTACCGGTGTTACCGCATCTACAGCGCAGGCACAGGAAATGCACGCCTACATCAGGAGCGTACTGGCCGATAAATATGGCGCGGCCACTGCCGAAAAAGTTTCCATCCTTTATGGGGGAAGCGTAAAAGCCGCCAACGCCGCTGAATTGTTTGCCTGCCCGGATGTGGATGGTGGATTAGTAGGAGGCGCATCGCTGGTGGCCGAAGAGTTTAAAGTGATTATCGGCGCGTTGAAATAA
- a CDS encoding glycosyltransferase, translated as MERKKILWLCSWYPNRNDPFDGDFVQRHARAAALYNDIHVIALKPASVDEEVSNTSPGLTEQLFYFRKKGGLFKPLDLFHWFSSYKKIIRNYIATHGKPALVHVHVPWNAGLLALWVKRKYGIPFVVTEHWGIYNENVEGPYPNRPFIFRLLMRNIFRNATHLATVSAYIAEKINHYVKPIPFTLIPNVVDTDVFKYIESQSAVFTFLHVSNLDPVKNFSGILEAVALLEKAVSTPFQLVIAGNRDATYVELAEKMGLLNSIVFFRGEISYSAVAQEMQAADAFILNSISENAPCVIAEALCAGLPVVTTTVGGIAEMVHESNAIMVKGTGVNGLLAALKEMIKKNDLFDKRTIAASACSLYAYEVVGKSLNKLYHSVISDGSRRSSL; from the coding sequence ATGGAGAGAAAAAAAATACTTTGGCTCTGTAGCTGGTATCCAAACAGGAACGACCCCTTCGATGGTGATTTCGTGCAGAGACACGCAAGGGCGGCGGCTCTATACAACGATATCCACGTAATCGCATTAAAGCCCGCTTCGGTTGACGAAGAAGTTTCCAATACTTCACCAGGACTTACCGAACAACTCTTTTATTTCCGTAAAAAAGGAGGATTGTTCAAGCCGCTGGATCTGTTCCATTGGTTCAGTTCATATAAAAAAATCATCAGGAATTATATAGCAACGCACGGCAAACCAGCATTGGTGCATGTACATGTGCCCTGGAACGCTGGATTGCTTGCTTTGTGGGTCAAAAGGAAATACGGAATTCCTTTTGTGGTAACAGAGCATTGGGGGATATACAATGAAAATGTGGAAGGGCCGTACCCCAACCGCCCATTTATTTTCCGGTTGCTGATGAGGAACATATTCAGGAATGCCACACATCTTGCTACCGTGAGCGCTTACATCGCGGAGAAAATCAATCACTATGTGAAGCCAATTCCCTTTACTTTGATCCCGAATGTTGTGGATACGGATGTATTTAAATACATAGAAAGTCAATCCGCCGTATTCACTTTTCTTCACGTTTCCAATCTCGACCCGGTGAAGAATTTTTCGGGCATACTTGAGGCGGTTGCTTTACTTGAAAAAGCGGTATCGACACCCTTTCAACTGGTGATTGCAGGAAACCGGGATGCTACTTATGTTGAATTGGCAGAGAAAATGGGACTGTTGAACAGCATAGTTTTCTTCCGTGGAGAAATCAGTTATAGTGCCGTAGCACAAGAGATGCAGGCTGCAGATGCCTTTATTTTGAACAGTATTTCAGAAAACGCTCCCTGTGTGATTGCGGAGGCTTTGTGTGCAGGTTTACCCGTTGTAACCACAACGGTTGGCGGCATAGCCGAAATGGTGCATGAAAGCAACGCCATAATGGTGAAAGGGACAGGTGTTAACGGATTGCTCGCTGCCCTAAAAGAAATGATCAAAAAAAACGATCTATTTGATAAAAGAACGATAGCGGCATCAGCCTGTTCATTGTATGCTTATGAAGTAGTGGGCAAATCATTAAACAAACTGTATCATTCGGTAATCAGCGATGGTTCCCGGCGATCTTCTCTATAA
- a CDS encoding glycosyltransferase: MRIGIIYTKFYPLTSSASAHGYYVFSHLKKRGYELHTLGMGDNLLSVDHSRNIKGVFSFLKSIDVLYIRVTHWKWYEWATLLKLLSFGRIKVIWEINAPIEEALADQQGKPDIKLLTWIKRKNRNRRMLSRFCDGTISVSRILQQYCEKNLLVKKHTYFPNGAEHEVMRREKTADTHPMKDLVADRFVVAWAGVSGSSWQGTNKILEVAERMQQSDPDILFVTFGSHSVYNSKILSNVISFAEIRNDLLPSFLSHAHVGLCIYNDYNWSPIGFYGSSLKLFDYMAMELVVIASNMGQIAEIIKDGENGLLTDGSIEDIIRKISYSKERYASLTNMRGNARRLVETTYNWEKVAEKTADFIEKIAGNHR; encoded by the coding sequence ATGAGAATCGGTATCATCTATACAAAGTTTTATCCTTTAACCAGCAGCGCTTCGGCCCATGGATATTATGTTTTCAGTCATCTGAAAAAAAGGGGGTACGAATTGCACACGCTTGGTATGGGTGACAATCTCCTTTCTGTCGATCATTCCAGGAATATAAAAGGCGTATTTTCTTTTCTGAAAAGCATTGATGTACTTTATATCAGGGTAACACATTGGAAATGGTACGAATGGGCCACATTATTAAAACTATTGTCTTTCGGCAGAATTAAGGTGATCTGGGAAATAAATGCACCCATTGAGGAAGCGTTAGCCGACCAACAAGGCAAACCAGATATTAAACTGTTAACCTGGATAAAACGCAAGAACAGGAACAGGAGAATGCTGTCCCGTTTCTGTGATGGCACTATCTCCGTGAGCAGGATACTCCAGCAGTATTGTGAAAAAAACCTTTTGGTAAAAAAGCATACCTATTTTCCAAATGGAGCGGAGCATGAGGTGATGCGGCGCGAAAAAACCGCGGACACGCATCCGATGAAAGACTTGGTAGCCGATCGCTTCGTAGTGGCATGGGCCGGAGTAAGCGGTTCATCCTGGCAGGGAACCAATAAAATACTTGAAGTAGCGGAACGAATGCAACAAAGTGACCCGGATATCCTGTTCGTTACTTTTGGTAGCCATTCCGTTTACAACAGTAAAATTCTCTCTAATGTAATTTCCTTCGCTGAAATCAGAAACGACCTTCTCCCCTCTTTTCTTTCCCACGCACATGTAGGTCTTTGTATTTATAATGATTACAACTGGTCGCCGATCGGTTTTTACGGGTCTTCTCTTAAATTATTTGATTATATGGCCATGGAACTGGTGGTGATCGCCAGCAATATGGGACAAATCGCTGAAATCATAAAAGATGGCGAAAACGGGCTGCTCACGGATGGGAGTATCGAGGATATTATCCGGAAGATCAGCTACTCAAAAGAGCGTTATGCATCACTCACCAATATGCGCGGTAATGCGCGAAGACTCGTAGAAACAACGTACAACTGGGAAAAAGTGGCTGAAAAAACCGCTGATTTTATAGAGAAGATCGCCGGGAACCATCGCTGA
- a CDS encoding acyl-CoA-binding protein, with the protein MDTATKFQEAVAASKTLTEKPSNEILLQLYSLYKQATEGDVSGDAPSNPFDFVAKAKYAAWEELKGKTKESAMAEYVALVGRLKG; encoded by the coding sequence ATGGATACAGCAACTAAATTCCAGGAAGCCGTGGCGGCCAGTAAAACATTGACGGAGAAGCCTTCCAACGAAATATTGCTTCAATTATACTCCCTTTACAAACAGGCTACCGAAGGGGACGTGAGCGGAGATGCGCCTTCAAACCCTTTCGATTTTGTGGCGAAGGCGAAGTACGCGGCCTGGGAAGAATTGAAGGGGAAGACGAAGGAATCGGCTATGGCGGAGTATGTAGCACTCGTGGGGAGGTTAAAGGGATGA
- the lepA gene encoding translation elongation factor 4 has product MKNIRNFCIIAHIDHGKSTLADRLLQTTNTISERQMMDQVLDDMDLEREKGITIKSHAIQLDYNYTGSNADFTANKQYTLNLIDTPGHVDFSYEVSRALAACEGALLLVDAAQGIQAQTISNLYLAIENDLEIIPVINKIDMAGAMIEEVEDQIIELIGCKREDILRASGRTGLGVEAILEAIVERIPAPEGDPEAPLQALIFDSVFNSFRGIIVYYRIINGTLKKGDKVKFASLGTEYIADEVGILKMGLAPKSVVNCGDVGYIITGIKNAKEVKVGDTLTLTARPAEMIKGFEEVKPMVFAGIFPVETDAFEELRDCMEKLQLNDASLTFELETSQALGFGFRCGFLGMLHMEIIQERLEREFNQTVITTVPNVSFTATTTKGETIIISNPADMPDVVKIDKIEEPFIKAQIITKPDYIGNIMTLCINKRGMLLNQSYLTPTRVELLFEMPLTEIVFDFYDKLKSQTRGYASFDYHPSGYRESDIVKMDILLNNEKIDALSALIHRSRSHEFGRKLCEKLKELLPRQQFQIAIQAAIGAKIVARENISAMRKDVTAKCYGGDISRKRKLLEKQKEGKKRMRQIGNVEVPQEAFLAVLKLDE; this is encoded by the coding sequence ATGAAGAACATTAGAAACTTTTGCATTATCGCGCACATCGACCACGGAAAGAGTACCCTCGCCGACAGGCTCCTTCAAACCACCAATACCATTTCCGAAAGGCAGATGATGGACCAGGTGCTGGACGATATGGACCTGGAAAGGGAAAAAGGCATCACCATTAAGAGCCACGCCATCCAGCTCGATTACAACTATACCGGCTCCAACGCCGATTTTACCGCAAACAAGCAATATACGCTCAACCTGATTGATACCCCCGGCCACGTGGATTTCAGCTATGAAGTGAGCCGTGCCCTGGCCGCTTGCGAAGGTGCCCTGCTCCTGGTAGATGCCGCACAAGGTATTCAGGCCCAAACCATTAGTAATCTTTACCTCGCAATAGAGAACGACCTTGAGATCATTCCCGTGATCAACAAAATCGATATGGCCGGCGCCATGATTGAAGAAGTGGAGGACCAGATCATTGAACTGATCGGTTGTAAAAGGGAAGACATCCTCCGCGCCAGCGGCAGGACCGGTCTCGGTGTGGAAGCCATTCTTGAGGCCATCGTGGAACGTATTCCCGCGCCCGAAGGTGATCCCGAAGCGCCCCTTCAGGCGCTGATCTTCGATAGCGTGTTCAACAGCTTCCGGGGTATCATCGTATATTACAGGATCATCAACGGAACGCTGAAGAAAGGGGATAAGGTAAAATTCGCCTCATTGGGAACGGAGTATATTGCCGATGAAGTGGGCATCCTGAAAATGGGGCTCGCCCCGAAATCGGTGGTGAATTGCGGCGATGTAGGCTACATCATCACAGGTATTAAGAACGCCAAAGAGGTGAAAGTAGGGGATACGCTAACGCTTACCGCCCGTCCTGCCGAAATGATCAAGGGATTTGAAGAGGTGAAACCCATGGTGTTCGCAGGTATTTTCCCTGTGGAAACTGATGCTTTCGAGGAACTCCGGGATTGTATGGAAAAGCTCCAGTTGAACGACGCTTCGCTCACGTTTGAACTGGAAACCAGCCAGGCCCTCGGTTTCGGCTTCCGTTGCGGCTTCCTCGGTATGCTCCACATGGAGATCATCCAGGAAAGGCTGGAAAGGGAATTTAATCAAACCGTAATTACAACGGTACCCAACGTAAGTTTTACCGCCACCACCACAAAAGGGGAGACCATCATCATCAGCAATCCCGCCGATATGCCCGATGTGGTGAAGATTGATAAGATAGAAGAACCTTTCATCAAAGCGCAGATCATTACCAAACCCGATTATATCGGGAACATCATGACGCTTTGCATCAATAAAAGGGGCATGCTGCTCAACCAGTCGTACCTCACGCCTACACGCGTGGAGTTACTGTTTGAAATGCCGCTCACCGAAATCGTATTCGATTTCTACGATAAGCTGAAAAGTCAGACCCGCGGCTACGCATCCTTCGATTACCATCCCAGCGGTTACCGCGAGAGCGATATCGTGAAAATGGATATCCTTCTCAACAATGAAAAGATAGATGCCCTCAGCGCATTGATCCACCGCAGCAGGTCTCATGAATTCGGCCGCAAATTGTGTGAGAAACTGAAAGAATTACTGCCCCGCCAGCAGTTCCAGATCGCCATCCAGGCCGCCATCGGCGCAAAAATCGTGGCCAGGGAGAACATCTCCGCCATGCGCAAGGACGTTACCGCAAAATGTTATGGTGGTGACATCAGCCGGAAACGGAAACTCCTTGAAAAGCAGAAAGAGGGTAAGAAGCGGATGCGCCAGATCGGAAACGTGGAAGTACCACAGGAAGCATTCCTCGCAGTGTTGAAGCTGGATGAATAA
- a CDS encoding pirin family protein, translated as MKKNIAHILLGREKKITEDETILQPLPHKDFRFANPFIVIHHGGPKHIPPGHKERIHPHPHRGFSPYTFMLQGEGFHRDNAGNDEVIKAGGVQWMFAGKGVLHSEGPTPELLASGGTHEFIQLWINAPAARKWEDPFYQAANKEELPKVLVKEGVEFRLASGNYEGKTGPIQQFTPIISMIGEVERAAEVKLEAIPGYWTLLYVAKGSIEVNGTHVAQHHLVVFDKEYSDVEVLALEDAQLLFLSAESIEEPVAAKDNFVMNTAEEVEQAIEDAKNGKYGTLSS; from the coding sequence ATGAAAAAGAACATCGCGCATATCCTCCTGGGAAGAGAAAAGAAAATAACAGAAGACGAAACCATATTACAGCCCCTTCCCCACAAGGATTTCAGGTTCGCCAACCCGTTCATCGTGATCCACCACGGCGGTCCGAAACACATTCCTCCCGGACACAAGGAACGCATTCATCCGCACCCGCACCGCGGCTTTTCACCCTATACTTTTATGTTGCAGGGAGAAGGTTTCCACCGCGATAACGCGGGCAACGATGAAGTGATTAAAGCAGGCGGCGTGCAGTGGATGTTCGCGGGCAAAGGGGTGCTGCACAGCGAAGGCCCCACGCCTGAACTGCTGGCTTCCGGCGGAACGCACGAGTTCATCCAACTCTGGATCAATGCACCTGCCGCACGGAAATGGGAAGATCCTTTCTACCAGGCAGCAAACAAAGAAGAATTGCCTAAAGTGCTGGTGAAAGAAGGTGTTGAATTCCGGCTGGCAAGCGGAAACTATGAAGGGAAAACAGGCCCGATTCAGCAGTTCACCCCCATCATTTCGATGATCGGAGAAGTGGAAAGAGCGGCGGAGGTAAAACTGGAAGCAATCCCGGGGTACTGGACGCTGCTGTATGTGGCAAAGGGTAGTATTGAAGTGAATGGCACTCATGTAGCCCAACACCATCTTGTGGTTTTCGATAAGGAGTATTCAGATGTGGAAGTACTGGCGCTGGAAGATGCACAGTTGTTGTTCCTTTCCGCAGAATCCATCGAAGAACCGGTTGCGGCAAAGGATAATTTTGTGATGAATACGGCAGAAGAAGTGGAACAGGCTATTGAGGACGCGAAGAATGGGAAATATGGGACGCTGAGTTCCTGA